Sequence from the Atribacteraceae bacterium genome:
CATGACCTTGGCGAAAGCTCCTTTGCCGCGGCGGGCATCGGTTTCCTTCTCGTAGCCTTCCACACTGATCGCGGGGTACACGTTCCCCATGTGAGCCAGACGTTTTGCGGTATCTCGGTCGATCAGACTTCCATTGGTATAAATCTGGAATGATATGTCGGAATGTCTTTCGAATAAATCCAGATGTTCGCTTCGGAGAAACGGCTCGCCGCCGGAAATGGTTAAAAAATTCATCCCCATTTCCTTCGCTTCATTAAAAATCCGGTCCATCAATTCGATGGGCATATCGCTTTCTTTCCGGTATTCACCGGCATAGCACCCGTAACAGGTGAGATTGCAGCGCATGGTGGGACTGACCACGAAAAACAACGGTACCTGGCAACCCAATTCTTTTTCCAGGCGTTGTCGTTTGGGTACACCAAGCAGGATGCTCTTGACGATGAGGTTAACCATGAGTTTTTCCCGCACTGCCGGACTGGTCTCCTGGAAAACCCGCCGCGCTAAAACCACCTGTGGCCGTTGGTCTTGAAACATCTGCCGGAGACCGCGAGTCTGGTCGCGATAATATTCGATTGGGGTGAGCTTTTCTGCAAGATACGTCAACCTGATGATCGTCTCATCGGAAACGTTCCGTAAAGAACCGACAATGAGCCTGACGATTTGTTCAGTGGTGAATGCTTTGATGGAATCGAAGTAACTCATAGAGCGTGCCTCCTTTTGCATGCTGCCAGTCATTATATCACAACATCGTTTTTTCCCCGGTCCTCCAGCCGGCCACCTTCGGACCGGACGGCTCTGGATCAGGAGGACGTTTCCTTATAGGAGAAAGAAAAACACCATTATAAATGATAATACAATATCGATTGCTTGTTTCACAATGAATCAAGAGGTTTTTGTTCTATTTCCTTGGGTCAAAGGCGCACCGTTCAGGAATTGGCTTGAAAGAGATCGATCATTTTTCGCACCTCTTTTACATCCATCCAGGTTTGATAGCGGGGCATCCCCGGTTTTGGTGATTGATGACGTAAAAGAAAACTGGGATGAAACATTGGGAAAATTTTTTTTCCACCACGCCATTCGATTAAACGCCCTCGGATTTGGCTGATCGGTAGTTTCGATTCCAGGAGAAAATTGGTGGAAACACCGCCCAGGGTGACGATCAGTGTCGGGTTGATGATGGCGATTTGGGCTTCGAGATAGGGAAAACACATTCCCATTTCCTCTTCGTGAGGAACCCGGTTTCCTGGGGGGCGGCATTTTATCGTGTTGGCGATATAGACCTCTTCACGGGAGATCTTGACCGATGCAAGTATTTTAGTCAGAAGCTGGCCCGCTTTTCCAATAAAAGGCCTTCCGGTTGAATCCTCATCTTCACCTGGCGCCTCTCCGATGAACATGACTACAGCATCAGGATTGCCTTCTCCAAAAACAGTGAGTTTGCGCTCACGAGAAAGTGGGCACTTCGAACAAATCTTGACTTCATCGCGGATTTCGGCTAACAGTTTTTCTTTATTAATGGTTGGTATCGACAACACGGTTGTCTCCAGCATTCAATAACCAGGTTGAAACGAAGTACCGGCTAAGGGCTGATAACCCGTGTAACCCGGCAACATTGCACTGCGAGACTGTCTCCAATTTCATTGTTAACGTACTATTTTATTGTATCATATCTTCTTTCTTTCGAACAATCATGCAGGTGAACCGAACAGGGAATCCGGCCGCCTTTTTGGTAAATTCAGCTCTTTATGATCGGGAACGAAGCAAGCCGCCTTTCGCAGCGCCTCGACATTGTAAAGTGTCCAAAGATACAGGTCGGCGGGGGTTCGGTTTTTAAATCGAGACATCACGCCACTGGTTAGAATGACGGACAGCGCCTGCTGAAAGCAGGAGCGATACCATTCCTGCACGGCCTGCTCCCAAGGCATTGCACCAGGACAGGTTTCATGGGTGCTTTTATGGTTCAAAGAATCGGAACATTGAAAACTCTTGATCAGCCGGAGTATTTCCAAGTACCCTCCCGGTATGGTTAGCCGGATATCGGTAAGTCCGGTTTTCCGCTGGAACATTTTTTCTTCGAGGTGGAGAAAGTATTCCTCCGGGGATTTTGTCGAAGCGGTATCCGTGTCCTCCGGCAACTTGAGCTCAATCACCTCCGCGTCGATAAACCGCTGGCCGGCATGTTTTGCTGCGGAAATGCGATGATGGCCATCACGGATAAAAAAGTACGGTCCAACCTGGTAGAGAGAGACGAGAGGAAAGCCTTCGGAGCGCATCCGCAACTGGTTGACCCTCACCCACTTGGAGCGGCCAGATTTTTTCAGTGGCAGAAAGGTTCGGTCAAAATCCTCAAAACGGTTTTCACTGCCTACAATCTGGTCAATCTCTACAGTCCGATTGCCGGCATGGTGTTCGCCCCCGACACCGATCACTTCCTTGATTTCTCGGAAGGGGATAAGCCTGTTTTGGTGTTTATTGAGAGCTCCGGTCAATTTCTTGAAAAAGGCTTTACGATAAAGACGGTCAAACTGCTGCACCGATTCGAATCTCCTTTTTAAGTCACCCATGTCGATCACTCGCCAGATCCAGAATCCGGTAATTGTATCCGTTGATTACCGTCGTCAAGCCCAGTTGATCTTGATATGTCTGATTTCGGTCATACAAATGCGTATGACCATGTACGTGGTAAGACGGTTTGTATTTTTGTATCAGTTGAACAAAAGTTTTAAAACCACGGTGGGCAGGATCCATTCCCTCGTGTAGGCCGGCCGGCGGAGAATGGGAAACGAAGACATCTAGTTTTCGTTTGCGCCGGATCCCAGCCGCGGCCAATTTGGGAACCAGTTTCAGGTACTTCCAGTACATGCTCCGCTCGGTGTATTGGTGCAGGCCACCGTTATACCAGATCGATCCCTCGAGTCCGGCCAGAAACACGCCCTTGAAAAAAACCACCCGTTCATCGAGGTTGATCCCGCCGGCCAAACTCATTTTCCCTCCCGAAGGATCGTGGTTTCCATGGACAAAAAAGAGGGGGACATTTAAATTGCTGACGACAAAATCAAGATAATATTCCGGTAGATCTCCGCAGGAAACGACGCATGCCACGTCATAAAAACGGTCACGGCAGGAATTGCTGTATACAAGAGGATCCACACGGTCGCTGACGATTAAAAGCTTCATGATCATAGTGCTCCAAACAGTTGCCGAATCAAATGTTCCCATTGGTTCCATTTTTGACGCTCATACCTTAGTTTCTTCATTGCCGGTAGTTCTCCTAGCCTGAGTCGAAAAACCCTCTTCATGAAGAGTATAGTCAACATTGAACGCTGAGGAAAGCCTGGGGCTATTTGAAAATAATCGATTTGGCGGCACGGGTTTTTTCCTCTATAATATGCGGGGAGAGAATGTGTCTTTGTTTCCCGTTCTTTGATCAACGAGTCGCTGGAAAGGAAAGCAGGCTCGTCGGGCAAATGACCTAAAAATGCCGCCCTACCAGCGGTAATCGATAGAGAAAGGATATTTATGAGCGAAAGCCTGCGTGTTGGTGTGGTCGACAATCTGGATAACTTGTTTGCGGTCATGCCTGATTTTGTCCGTAAACCGCTTGAAGAAAAAGAAAACAGCGAAGACCTGATCGAAGTGATCGTTGATTTGGGACGTCCCCCCGAAGTCCGGTACGACAAAGGGTTCAGCTTTCTTTCCGAACGGCTCATCGAGAGGGAGGACATCGATTATATTGTTCAGCGTGTCGGGGTGTTTACCCGAGATAACCGGGCTGGGATGGAGAGGACCCTCCACCGGATTTCATGTATCCGAAACCGGTTGGGTGCCGTCGTGGGCTTGACACTCCGGGTGGGAAGAGCCGTCTACGGAACAATTGACATCGTTCGCGATGTTATCGTTTCGGGAAAGAATATTTTGTTGCTTGGTCCTCCGGGAGTTGGAAAGACTACCAAACTTCGGGAAATAGCCAGGGTTTTAAGCGATGAATTTCAAAGGAGGGTGGTAGTGGTTGATACTTCCAATGAGATTGCCGGTGACGGAGATATTCCTCATCCGGCGATAGGAAGAGCGAGAAGAATGCAGGTCTCTTCCCCGGAGCGTCAGCATGACGTAATGATAGAAGCGGTGGAGAATCATATGCCCGAGGTAATTATCGTTGACGAAATCGGTCGTGAAGAAGAAGCCCGTGCCTGCCGGACGATCGCTGAACGGGGAGTTCAGCTGGTTGCGACCGCTCATGGCAATACGTTGAAAAACCTTCT
This genomic interval carries:
- a CDS encoding metallophosphoesterase encodes the protein MKLLIVSDRVDPLVYSNSCRDRFYDVACVVSCGDLPEYYLDFVVSNLNVPLFFVHGNHDPSGGKMSLAGGINLDERVVFFKGVFLAGLEGSIWYNGGLHQYTERSMYWKYLKLVPKLAAAGIRRKRKLDVFVSHSPPAGLHEGMDPAHRGFKTFVQLIQKYKPSYHVHGHTHLYDRNQTYQDQLGLTTVINGYNYRILDLASDRHG
- a CDS encoding uracil-DNA glycosylase is translated as MSIPTINKEKLLAEIRDEVKICSKCPLSRERKLTVFGEGNPDAVVMFIGEAPGEDEDSTGRPFIGKAGQLLTKILASVKISREEVYIANTIKCRPPGNRVPHEEEMGMCFPYLEAQIAIINPTLIVTLGGVSTNFLLESKLPISQIRGRLIEWRGGKKIFPMFHPSFLLRHQSPKPGMPRYQTWMDVKEVRKMIDLFQANS
- a CDS encoding radical SAM protein, with the protein product MSYFDSIKAFTTEQIVRLIVGSLRNVSDETIIRLTYLAEKLTPIEYYRDQTRGLRQMFQDQRPQVVLARRVFQETSPAVREKLMVNLIVKSILLGVPKRQRLEKELGCQVPLFFVVSPTMRCNLTCYGCYAGEYRKESDMPIELMDRIFNEAKEMGMNFLTISGGEPFLRSEHLDLFERHSDISFQIYTNGSLIDRDTAKRLAHMGNVYPAISVEGYEKETDARRGKGAFAKVM